In Neisseria brasiliensis, the following proteins share a genomic window:
- the uvrB gene encoding excinuclease ABC subunit UvrB, protein MQVIQYDNSPFKLHQPFPPAGDQPTAIAGLLEGLSDGLAYQTLLGVTGSGKTYTMANVIAQSGRPAIIMAHNKTLAAQLYAEMREFFPENAVEYFVSYYDYYQPEAYVPSRDLFIEKDSAINEHIEQMRLSATKNLMTRNDVIIVATVSAIYGIGDPTEYKQMVLSVKEGDTLEQRDIISTLVSMQYERGEMDFKRGSFRVRGDVIDVYPAESSESALRISLFDDEIDRLDLFDPLTGGNLQRVGCYTVFPSSHYVTPRDTVLRACEGIKEELRDRIEFFANEQRPVEQQRIEQRTRFDLEMLYEMGFCKGIENYSRHFSGKKEGEPPPTLMDYLPDNAIMFIDESHVTVTQIGGMYKGDASRKQNLVDYGFRLPSARDNRPLKFHEFEKIMPQTIFVSATPAKYEEEHAGQVVEQVVRPTGLVDPIIEIRPVGTQVDDLLSEINERIKKGERTLVTTLTKRMAEQLTDYYSELGIKVRYLHSDIDTVERVEIIRDLRLGLFDVLVGINLLREGLDIPEVSLVAILDADKEGFLRSHRSLIQTIGRAARNVNGLAILYADKITDSMRAAIDETERRREKQIKFNEEHGIVPQQINKKVKDIIDGVYSDENDSKAKGRLKNKGKVKVGEIHTEEDAIKEIAKLEKQMQQAARDLQFEEAAVLRDKIRTIKENLLFGAE, encoded by the coding sequence ATGCAAGTCATCCAATACGACAATTCACCTTTCAAACTCCATCAGCCGTTTCCGCCCGCAGGCGACCAGCCCACGGCGATTGCCGGCTTGCTGGAAGGGCTTTCAGACGGCCTTGCTTATCAAACCCTGCTTGGTGTGACCGGTTCGGGCAAAACCTACACCATGGCCAATGTGATTGCCCAAAGTGGCCGTCCGGCCATCATTATGGCGCACAACAAAACGCTGGCCGCCCAGCTTTACGCCGAAATGCGCGAATTTTTTCCCGAAAATGCGGTGGAATATTTCGTGTCTTACTATGATTATTACCAGCCCGAAGCCTATGTGCCGAGCCGTGACTTATTCATTGAAAAAGATTCGGCGATTAACGAACACATCGAGCAAATGCGGTTGAGTGCCACCAAAAACCTGATGACGCGCAACGACGTGATTATCGTCGCCACCGTGTCCGCGATTTATGGTATCGGCGACCCGACTGAATACAAGCAAATGGTGTTGTCAGTGAAAGAAGGCGACACACTCGAGCAGCGCGACATCATTTCTACGCTGGTATCGATGCAGTATGAACGCGGCGAAATGGATTTCAAACGCGGCTCATTCCGTGTGCGCGGCGATGTGATTGACGTGTATCCGGCGGAAAGCTCAGAAAGCGCGTTGCGCATCAGCTTGTTTGACGACGAAATCGACCGACTGGATTTGTTCGATCCGCTTACCGGCGGCAATCTGCAACGGGTGGGGTGCTACACCGTGTTTCCGAGCAGCCATTACGTTACCCCGCGCGACACCGTGTTGCGAGCTTGCGAAGGCATCAAAGAAGAATTGCGCGACCGCATTGAATTTTTTGCCAATGAACAACGCCCCGTCGAGCAGCAGCGCATCGAACAGCGCACCCGTTTCGATTTGGAAATGCTCTATGAAATGGGCTTTTGCAAAGGCATTGAAAACTACAGCCGCCACTTTTCCGGCAAAAAAGAAGGCGAACCGCCGCCAACCTTGATGGATTATCTGCCCGACAACGCCATCATGTTCATCGACGAAAGCCACGTGACCGTGACCCAAATCGGCGGCATGTACAAAGGCGATGCATCGCGCAAACAAAATCTGGTCGATTACGGCTTCCGTCTGCCTTCCGCCCGCGACAACCGCCCGCTTAAATTCCATGAGTTTGAAAAAATCATGCCGCAAACCATCTTCGTGTCCGCCACACCGGCCAAATACGAAGAAGAACACGCCGGACAAGTGGTTGAGCAAGTAGTACGCCCGACCGGCTTGGTCGATCCGATTATCGAAATCCGTCCAGTCGGCACGCAAGTCGATGATTTGTTATCCGAAATCAACGAACGCATCAAAAAAGGCGAGCGCACTTTAGTCACCACGCTCACCAAACGCATGGCCGAGCAGCTCACCGATTATTACAGCGAGCTGGGCATCAAAGTGCGCTACCTGCATAGTGACATCGACACCGTCGAGCGCGTGGAAATCATCCGCGATTTGCGCTTAGGCTTGTTTGACGTTTTGGTCGGCATCAACCTGTTGCGCGAAGGTTTGGACATTCCCGAAGTGTCGCTGGTCGCCATTCTCGATGCCGACAAAGAAGGCTTCCTGCGCTCACATCGCAGCCTGATTCAAACCATCGGCCGCGCCGCTCGTAACGTCAACGGCTTGGCGATTTTGTATGCCGACAAAATCACCGATTCAATGCGCGCCGCCATCGACGAAACCGAACGCCGCCGCGAAAAACAGATTAAATTTAACGAAGAACACGGCATCGTGCCGCAACAAATCAATAAAAAAGTCAAAGATATTATCGATGGTGTATATAGTGATGAAAATGACAGCAAAGCCAAAGGCCGTCTGAAAAACAAAGGCAAGGTGAAAGTCGGCGAGATTCACACCGAAGAAGATGCGATTAAAGAAATTGCCAAGCTGGAGAAACAGATGCAGCAAGCGGCTAGGGATTTGCAGTTTGAAGAGGCAGCGGTCTTGCGGGATAAAATCCGTACCATTAAAGAAAACTTGTTGTTTGGAGCGGAGTAA
- a CDS encoding REP-associated tyrosine transposase produces the protein MQYRRVYHAGGTYFFTVATHQRKPILTDETVRVALRQSILTVREKYPFEILSWVLLPDHMHTIWRLPENDVNFSERWRQIKRQSQYLVGSHVKLWQNRFWEHLIRDELDFAQHFDYVHFNPVKHGYAAQVADWEFSTFHRCVKQGIYPLNWGGGDVELALDYDD, from the coding sequence ATGCAATACCGCCGTGTTTATCACGCAGGTGGTACATATTTCTTCACGGTGGCCACGCATCAACGCAAACCTATTTTAACCGATGAAACGGTACGCGTTGCATTACGCCAATCTATCTTAACGGTACGCGAAAAATATCCTTTTGAAATTTTGTCATGGGTGTTATTACCCGATCATATGCACACCATTTGGCGATTACCTGAAAACGATGTTAATTTTTCGGAGCGTTGGCGGCAGATTAAGCGACAAAGCCAATATTTGGTGGGGAGTCATGTGAAATTGTGGCAAAACCGTTTTTGGGAGCATTTAATTAGAGATGAATTGGATTTTGCCCAACATTTCGATTATGTTCATTTTAATCCTGTGAAGCACGGCTATGCCGCTCAAGTCGCTGATTGGGAATTTTCTACTTTTCATCGTTGTGTAAAGCAAGGCATTTATCCGTTGAATTGGGGCGGTGGAGATGTTGAGCTTGCGCTTGATTATGATGATTAA
- a CDS encoding D-alanyl-D-alanine carboxypeptidase family protein, which yields MKKTLFSLTLAALLSSHALAAPQPAANPASAPADQAASAAQPEILMPSINSPTTSPEIAATAFIVKDLYSNQVLASNNLDTQIEPASLTKMMTAYLTFKALENGTLKADQMLTVSDQGWKIEGSRMFLNPNVPASVSDLIKGMVIQSGNDAAITLAEAMGNGSVEEFVKQMNEEAKLLGMNNTHFNNPTGLPSDGHVSTVNDLALLSAALIKDFPKYYPVFSIKSFKYNNIEQPNRNLLLYRDPNVDGLKTGHTESAGYNLAASSKRNGRRIVSVVVGTESIEARAAESGKLLNWALQAFDTPKLYSANEAISQVKVYKGAVNAVNIGFVDETYITIPHNTGRSLKPILETVQPVLAPIEKGQILGKLKLMKDNEVVAEKDVLALNSVAEGSWFSRTWDSIVLWFKTTFGGSVADKPAAYDKPKATPAPASEPASAPASQAASAAMPQAASAASMPSNTPASAPASAAASAAK from the coding sequence ATGAAAAAAACGCTATTCAGCCTGACCCTAGCCGCCTTATTAAGCAGCCATGCCTTGGCCGCGCCGCAACCTGCCGCTAATCCCGCATCCGCACCGGCCGACCAAGCCGCTTCTGCCGCGCAACCGGAAATCTTGATGCCGAGCATCAACAGCCCGACCACGTCGCCGGAAATCGCCGCCACCGCCTTTATCGTCAAAGATTTATACAGCAACCAAGTTTTGGCTTCCAACAATCTCGATACCCAAATCGAGCCGGCATCATTAACCAAAATGATGACCGCCTACCTCACCTTCAAAGCCTTGGAAAATGGCACTTTAAAAGCCGACCAAATGCTGACCGTGTCCGACCAAGGCTGGAAAATCGAAGGCTCGCGTATGTTCCTCAACCCGAATGTGCCGGCCAGCGTCAGCGACTTGATTAAAGGCATGGTGATTCAATCCGGCAACGATGCCGCCATCACCTTGGCCGAAGCCATGGGCAACGGCTCGGTGGAAGAATTCGTCAAACAAATGAACGAAGAAGCCAAACTCTTGGGCATGAACAACACCCATTTCAACAACCCGACCGGTCTGCCTTCAGACGGCCACGTTTCCACCGTCAACGATTTGGCTTTATTGTCGGCCGCATTGATTAAAGATTTCCCGAAATACTATCCCGTATTCTCGATTAAATCGTTTAAATACAACAATATTGAGCAACCCAACCGCAACCTGCTGCTCTACCGCGACCCGAATGTCGATGGCTTGAAAACCGGCCATACCGAAAGTGCTGGCTACAATTTGGCCGCTTCCAGCAAACGCAACGGCCGCCGCATTGTATCCGTTGTGGTCGGTACCGAATCCATCGAAGCACGCGCAGCCGAGAGCGGCAAATTGTTAAACTGGGCATTGCAAGCCTTTGATACACCTAAACTTTACAGCGCCAACGAAGCCATTTCGCAAGTCAAAGTGTATAAAGGCGCAGTCAACGCCGTGAACATCGGTTTTGTCGATGAAACCTACATCACCATTCCGCACAACACCGGCAGAAGCCTGAAACCAATCTTAGAAACCGTGCAGCCCGTCTTGGCGCCGATTGAAAAAGGCCAAATCTTAGGCAAACTTAAGCTGATGAAAGACAACGAAGTCGTGGCCGAAAAAGACGTGCTCGCGCTCAACAGCGTTGCCGAAGGCAGCTGGTTCAGCCGCACATGGGACAGCATCGTTTTATGGTTTAAAACCACATTCGGCGGCAGCGTAGCCGACAAACCGGCTGCGTATGACAAACCCAAAGCCACACCGGCTCCGGCCAGTGAACCTGCTTCAGCACCGGCCTCACAAGCAGCCAGCGCCGCCATGCCTCAAGCTGCTTCTGCTGCTTCTATGCCAAGCAATACACCGGCCAGCGCACCGGCTTCTGCCGCCGCATCCGCCGCGAAATAA
- the ilvA gene encoding threonine ammonia-lyase, biosynthetic has product MNTRPSYSDYLIRILTASVYDVAVETPLEPARGLSGRLNNNILLKREDLQPVFSFKIRGAYNKMAKLSKEALACGVIAASAGNHAQGVALSAHRLGCRAIIVMPETTPQIKIDAVKNRGGEVVLKGVSYNDAYDYAMELVKKDGLTYIAPFDDPDVIAGQGTVGMEIVRQRADKIDAVFVPIGGGGLAAGVAAFIKQVRPDIKVIGVQTDDSCCMKQSIEEGKIVPLKDVGLFSDGTAVKVVGEETFRLCKELLDGVITVDTDAICGAIKDIFDDTRSIMEPAGALALAGLKAYIARNGVQNQTLIAVTSGANMNFHRLRHVSERSELGEGNEGIFGVTIPEEPGSFRKFIDLLGNRNITEFNYRYGNDDKAHVFVGLQTAGSRDLATIHAQLNDAGLPNVDLTNDEISKIHIRYMVGGRTDKVKNERLVSFEFPERPGALARFLNHMQGGWNITLFHYRNHGADYGRILVGIDVPPADEAAFNEFLDSLGYVYQDETDNQAYQLFLA; this is encoded by the coding sequence ATGAACACTCGCCCTTCTTATTCCGATTATCTGATTCGTATTTTGACCGCTTCTGTGTACGATGTTGCGGTGGAAACCCCGTTGGAGCCTGCCCGTGGTTTGTCAGGCCGTCTGAACAACAATATCCTGCTCAAGCGTGAAGACTTGCAGCCGGTGTTTTCATTCAAGATTCGCGGCGCTTACAACAAAATGGCCAAATTATCCAAAGAAGCCTTGGCCTGCGGCGTGATTGCGGCTTCGGCGGGCAACCATGCGCAAGGTGTGGCATTGTCGGCACACCGTTTGGGCTGTCGTGCGATTATTGTGATGCCGGAAACTACGCCGCAAATCAAAATCGATGCGGTTAAAAACCGTGGCGGCGAAGTAGTGTTGAAAGGCGTGTCGTATAACGATGCTTATGATTACGCCATGGAATTGGTAAAAAAAGACGGCTTGACCTACATCGCGCCGTTTGACGATCCCGATGTGATTGCCGGACAAGGCACGGTGGGCATGGAAATCGTGCGCCAGCGTGCGGATAAAATCGATGCCGTGTTTGTGCCGATTGGCGGTGGCGGTTTGGCGGCCGGTGTGGCGGCGTTTATCAAACAAGTTCGCCCCGATATTAAAGTGATCGGCGTGCAAACCGATGATTCCTGCTGCATGAAGCAATCGATTGAAGAAGGTAAAATCGTGCCGCTGAAAGATGTCGGCCTTTTTTCAGACGGCACGGCGGTAAAAGTGGTGGGCGAAGAAACTTTCCGCTTGTGCAAAGAATTGCTCGATGGCGTGATTACTGTCGATACCGATGCCATTTGTGGCGCGATTAAAGATATTTTTGACGACACACGCAGCATTATGGAGCCTGCCGGTGCGCTTGCTTTGGCCGGTTTGAAAGCCTACATCGCCCGCAATGGCGTGCAAAACCAAACCTTGATCGCCGTGACCAGCGGCGCCAACATGAATTTCCACCGTCTGCGCCACGTTTCTGAGCGCAGCGAACTGGGTGAGGGCAACGAAGGTATTTTCGGGGTGACGATTCCGGAAGAACCGGGCAGCTTCCGCAAGTTTATCGATTTGCTGGGCAACCGCAATATCACCGAATTTAACTACCGCTACGGCAATGACGACAAAGCCCATGTGTTTGTCGGCCTGCAAACCGCCGGTTCACGCGATTTGGCGACCATTCACGCGCAGCTTAACGATGCCGGTTTGCCGAATGTGGATTTGACCAACGATGAAATTTCTAAAATCCACATCCGCTACATGGTCGGCGGCCGCACCGATAAGGTGAAAAACGAACGCTTGGTTAGCTTTGAGTTCCCTGAGCGCCCGGGTGCATTGGCGCGCTTTTTGAACCACATGCAAGGCGGCTGGAACATTACCTTGTTCCATTACCGCAACCACGGCGCGGATTACGGCCGCATTTTGGTCGGCATTGACGTGCCGCCTGCTGATGAAGCCGCGTTTAACGAATTTTTAGACAGCTTGGGTTATGTTTATCAAGACGAAACGGATAACCAAGCCTATCAATTATTCTTGGCGTAA
- the ung gene encoding uracil-DNA glycosylase, with protein sequence MQTWHEAIGAEKEQPYFRHIIDTVKQERQSGRVIYPPAADVFNAFKATEFHQVKVVILGQDPYHGAGQAHGLSFSVRPDIQIPPSLANIYKELATDIEGFHIPQHGYLQHWAEQGVLLLNTVLTVRAGQAHSHAPLGWERFTDRVIAQLNEHREHIVFMLWGSHAQKKGTFIDRSRHLVLTAPHPSPLSAYRGFFGCRHFSQANAYLKAQGLAEIDWQV encoded by the coding sequence ATGCAAACTTGGCACGAAGCCATCGGCGCGGAAAAAGAGCAGCCCTATTTCCGACACATTATCGACACGGTCAAGCAAGAGCGGCAGTCGGGGCGGGTGATTTATCCGCCGGCGGCGGATGTGTTTAATGCGTTTAAGGCAACCGAGTTTCATCAGGTGAAAGTGGTGATTTTGGGGCAAGATCCGTATCACGGCGCAGGTCAGGCGCATGGTTTGTCGTTTTCGGTGCGGCCGGATATTCAGATTCCACCTTCTTTGGCGAACATTTATAAGGAATTGGCCACCGACATCGAAGGCTTTCACATTCCGCAACACGGCTATTTGCAGCACTGGGCGGAACAAGGCGTGTTGCTGCTCAATACGGTGTTGACCGTGCGCGCCGGACAAGCGCATTCGCACGCGCCTTTAGGCTGGGAACGCTTCACCGACCGCGTAATCGCCCAGCTTAACGAACACCGCGAGCATATTGTGTTTATGCTGTGGGGCAGCCACGCACAGAAAAAAGGCACTTTTATCGACCGCAGCCGTCACTTGGTGTTGACCGCGCCACATCCCTCGCCGCTTTCCGCCTATCGTGGCTTTTTCGGCTGCCGCCATTTCTCGCAAGCCAATGCGTATTTAAAGGCGCAAGGTTTGGCGGAAATTGATTGGCAGGTTTAA
- a CDS encoding YihD family protein has protein sequence MRSHRLRELLELLEPYWKQEPEMHLTQILQKIADEAGFDKPVAELTDEVIIYHLKMHGKDKTAPVPGIAKDYQEDFKTALLRARGILKD, from the coding sequence ATGCGTTCACACCGATTGCGCGAACTTTTAGAATTGCTCGAGCCTTATTGGAAACAAGAGCCGGAAATGCACTTAACCCAAATTTTGCAGAAAATTGCCGACGAAGCAGGTTTTGACAAGCCGGTTGCCGAGTTGACCGACGAAGTGATTATCTATCATTTGAAAATGCACGGCAAAGACAAAACCGCGCCTGTGCCGGGAATTGCCAAAGATTACCAAGAAGATTTCAAAACCGCATTGCTGCGTGCGCGTGGGATTTTGAAGGATTGA
- the trpS gene encoding tryptophan--tRNA ligase, with translation MSKKRVLTGVTTTGIPHLGNYVGAIRPAIRAAQADDTESFLFLADYHGIIKCHDPAMIHESTQAVAATWLSCGLDPERTTFYRQSDIPEIMELNWILTCITAKGLMNRAHAYKAAVQDNLNNGQEDQDHQIEMGLYSYPILMTADILMFKANEVPVGRDQIQHVEMARDIAGRFNHRFKEVFTLPEVKIDEQVELLVGLDGRKMSKSYGNTIPLWENDKKTQKSVNKIITNLKEPGEPKQPDESPLFEIYKAFATPSETAEFTQMLAEGLAWGEAKKLLAAKINAELAEPRERYAALTANPAQIEEILQAGAAKARKEARVLLDEVRDAVGIRALK, from the coding sequence ATGAGCAAAAAACGCGTTCTTACCGGTGTTACCACCACCGGTATTCCCCACTTGGGCAACTATGTCGGTGCCATCCGCCCGGCCATCCGCGCCGCGCAAGCCGATGATACCGAATCTTTTCTGTTTCTCGCCGATTACCACGGCATCATCAAATGCCACGATCCGGCAATGATTCACGAATCCACCCAAGCCGTGGCCGCCACTTGGCTTTCATGCGGTCTTGACCCCGAGCGCACCACGTTTTACCGCCAAAGCGACATTCCTGAAATCATGGAACTCAATTGGATTCTGACCTGCATCACCGCCAAAGGCCTGATGAACCGCGCCCATGCCTACAAAGCCGCCGTGCAGGATAACCTCAACAACGGCCAAGAAGACCAAGACCACCAAATCGAAATGGGCTTATACAGCTACCCGATTTTGATGACCGCCGATATTTTGATGTTTAAAGCCAACGAAGTTCCCGTCGGCCGCGACCAAATCCAACACGTGGAAATGGCACGCGACATCGCCGGCCGCTTCAACCACCGCTTTAAAGAAGTGTTCACCCTGCCCGAAGTGAAAATTGACGAGCAGGTTGAATTGCTGGTCGGCTTAGACGGCCGTAAAATGTCAAAATCCTACGGCAACACCATTCCGCTGTGGGAAAACGACAAGAAAACCCAAAAATCGGTCAACAAAATCATCACCAACCTGAAAGAGCCGGGCGAACCGAAACAGCCCGACGAAAGCCCGTTGTTTGAAATCTATAAAGCCTTCGCCACGCCGTCTGAAACCGCCGAATTTACCCAAATGCTGGCCGAAGGCTTGGCTTGGGGCGAAGCGAAAAAACTGTTGGCCGCCAAAATCAACGCCGAATTGGCCGAACCGCGCGAACGCTACGCGGCACTGACGGCCAATCCCGCCCAAATCGAAGAGATTTTGCAGGCCGGTGCCGCCAAAGCCCGCAAAGAAGCGCGTGTGTTGTTGGACGAAGTGCGCGATGCGGTGGGTATTCGTGCATTGAAATAA